A region of Vespula vulgaris chromosome 1, iyVesVulg1.1, whole genome shotgun sequence DNA encodes the following proteins:
- the LOC127067848 gene encoding uncharacterized protein LOC127067848 isoform X1, giving the protein MSTIDSHRLTEPEFLSEYELCQILKNRCIEIRNFERLSKMELIELYKRVAMPLPQRQLRNINCKEANRSNLNQKPVSEIDQNMTVQLSDKHDNTSITNLHEKKRKVFHENLIEPKSFMHETKSVLKKIRLTSISKREIDCNGINKHEINEENEVWFDVFMIQLYHLQRKGKKLHGPNF; this is encoded by the exons atgtCAACAATAGATTCACATCGATTAACTGAACCAGAATTCTTATCAGAATATGAACTCtgtcaaatattaaaaaac AGATGTatcgaaataagaaattttgaaagattATCTAAAATGGAATTGATAGAGTTATACAAACGAGTTGCTATGCCGTTACCCCAAAGACAACTTCGAAACATAAATTGTAAAGAGGCAAACAGAAGTAATTTGAATCAGAAGCCTGTATCAGAAATAGATCAAAATATGACAGTACA gcTTTCTGATAAACATGACAATACAAGCATTACTAActtacatgaaaaaaaaagaaaagtatttcatgaaaatttaatagaacCAAAGTCATTCATGCATGAAACTAAATcagtattgaaaaaaattcgtctAACTTCTAtatcaaaaagagaaattgattGTAATGGAATTAACAAACAtgaaattaatgaagaaaatgaagtatGGTTtgatgtatttat GATTCAACTTTACCACCTACAAAGAAAAGGCAAAAAATTACATGGCCctaacttttaa
- the LOC127067848 gene encoding uncharacterized protein LOC127067848 isoform X2: MSTIDSHRLTEPEFLSEYELCQILKNRCIEIRNFERLSKMELIELYKRVAMPLPQRQLRNINCKEANRSNLNQKPVSEIDQNMTVQLSDKHDNTSITNLHEKKRKVFHENLIEPKSFMHETKSVLKKIRLTSISKREIDCNGINKHEINEENEVWFDDSTLPPTKKRQKITWP, encoded by the exons atgtCAACAATAGATTCACATCGATTAACTGAACCAGAATTCTTATCAGAATATGAACTCtgtcaaatattaaaaaac AGATGTatcgaaataagaaattttgaaagattATCTAAAATGGAATTGATAGAGTTATACAAACGAGTTGCTATGCCGTTACCCCAAAGACAACTTCGAAACATAAATTGTAAAGAGGCAAACAGAAGTAATTTGAATCAGAAGCCTGTATCAGAAATAGATCAAAATATGACAGTACA gcTTTCTGATAAACATGACAATACAAGCATTACTAActtacatgaaaaaaaaagaaaagtatttcatgaaaatttaatagaacCAAAGTCATTCATGCATGAAACTAAATcagtattgaaaaaaattcgtctAACTTCTAtatcaaaaagagaaattgattGTAATGGAATTAACAAACAtgaaattaatgaagaaaatgaagtatGGTTtgat GATTCAACTTTACCACCTACAAAGAAAAGGCAAAAAATTACATGGCCctaa
- the LOC127067848 gene encoding uncharacterized protein LOC127067848 isoform X3 gives MSTIDSHRLTEPEFLSEYELCQILKNRCIEIRNFERLSKMELIELYKRVAMPLPQRQLRNINCKEANRSNLNQKPVSEIDQNMTVQLSDKHDNTSITNLHEKKRKVFHENLIEPKSFMHETKSVLKKIRLTSISKREIDCNGINKHEINEENEDSTLPPTKKRQKITWP, from the exons atgtCAACAATAGATTCACATCGATTAACTGAACCAGAATTCTTATCAGAATATGAACTCtgtcaaatattaaaaaac AGATGTatcgaaataagaaattttgaaagattATCTAAAATGGAATTGATAGAGTTATACAAACGAGTTGCTATGCCGTTACCCCAAAGACAACTTCGAAACATAAATTGTAAAGAGGCAAACAGAAGTAATTTGAATCAGAAGCCTGTATCAGAAATAGATCAAAATATGACAGTACA gcTTTCTGATAAACATGACAATACAAGCATTACTAActtacatgaaaaaaaaagaaaagtatttcatgaaaatttaatagaacCAAAGTCATTCATGCATGAAACTAAATcagtattgaaaaaaattcgtctAACTTCTAtatcaaaaagagaaattgattGTAATGGAATTAACAAACAtgaaattaatgaagaaaatgaa GATTCAACTTTACCACCTACAAAGAAAAGGCAAAAAATTACATGGCCctaa
- the LOC127067675 gene encoding uncharacterized protein LOC127067675, with protein sequence MAIKLILVVMAAGTFALCNGGAIPVPVAAVASATDYDPHPQYTYAYDVSDSLTGDSKSQHESRNGDVVSGSYSLIEADGTRRVVEYTADPINGFNAVVHREPVALIKPIVPVAPVAPIAYQKKKKEDITERLGGGGKGGCFDVLRLWVQGILAGYCLRMAQKCKSQPRRIKVPPILPRGISLLPILLWTNMAGKFVVFLGLVVFGQCAVVPAAIPAVATVPAARLEEFDPTPQYSFAYDVQDTLTGDSKAQYETRNGDIVQGSYSLIEADGTRRIVEYTADPVNGFNAVVSREPVTGLAAIAAPFVPYAPAVSPSVAAAPVPAPAAPAIPATGPDSDVEVVEARTGPLKNAPAPRDFELQQQQRQQQLEQIRQQQQRQQEQQQQQLQQLKQIQEQQEQTRRQIQQQVRQKQQQQIQRSQEDGQQEEQKQEEQQEQRSSPVRALASPVQLRLGQTENAQRGLVQLPTTRAVATYPAYTAYTAAYSSPFAYAAPLTSLTYASALL encoded by the exons ATGGCTATCAAG ttgaTCCTTGTCGTCATGGCAGCTGGAACGTTTGCTCTATGCAATGGAGGAGCTATTCCAGTACCTGTTGCTGCTGTAGCTTCAGCAACGGATTACGATCCTCATCCGCAATATACTTACGCTTACGATGTAAGCGACAGCTTGACTGGTGATTCGAAGAGTCAACACGAGAGCAGAAATGGTGACGTTGTTAGTGGCAGTTATAGCTTAATCGAAGCCGATGGTACCAGACGAGTCGTCGAATACACCGCTGATCCAATTAATGGATTCAACGCTGTCGTCCACAGGGAACCTGTAGCTCTTATTAAACCGATCGTTCCTGTTGCTCCTGTTGCTCCAATTGCCTACC aaaagaagaagaaagaagatatcaCCGAAAGATTAGGTGGGGGCGGTAAAGGCGGGTGCTTTGACGTGTTGCGGCTTTGGGTGCAAGGAATTCTCGCGGGTTATTGTCTACGGATGGCACAAAAATGTAAGTCGCAACCGAGACGTATAAAAGTGCCACCGATTTTACCCCGAGGCATCAGTCTTCTGCCGATCCTCTTGTGGACAAACATGGCTGGCAAG TTCGTTGTATTTTTGGGGTTGGTGGTGTTCGGGCAATGTGCGGTGGTACCGGCGGCGATACCAGCTGTAGCGACTGTTCCTGCGGCAAGACTGGAGGAATTTGACCCGACACCACAGTACAGTTTTGCCTACGACGTTCAAGACACTTTAACGGGTGACTCGAAGGCTCAATACGAAACAAGAAACGGTGATATCGTTCAGGGTAGTTACAGTTTGATCGAAGCCGACGGAACCCGGCGTATCGTCGAATACACGGCCGATCCCGTAAACGGATTCAATGCCGTCGTTAGCAGGGAACCTGTCACTGGTTTAGCTGCTATCGCTGCACCTTTTGTACCCTATGCACCTGCTGTGTCACCCTCCGTTGCAGCTGCACCTGTACCTGCACCAGCTGCACCAGCTATTCCTGCGACTGGTCCCGATTCGGACGTTGAAGTGGTCGAAGCTAGAACAGGACCTCTAAAGAACGCACCGGCTCCACGCGATTTCGAACTTCAACAACAGCAGAGACAACAGCAACTCGAACAGATACGCCAGCAACAGCAACGTCAACAagaacagcagcaacaacagttGCAGCAGCTCAAACAAATACAAGAACAGCAAGAACAGACACGCCGACAGATTCAGCAACAAGTCAGGCAaaagcaacagcaacaaaTACAGCGCTCGCAAGAAGATGGTCAACAGGAAGAACAGAAACAGGAGGAGCAGCAGGAACAGAGATCTTCACCTGTCAGAGCTCTCGCCAGTCCGGTTCAACTTCGATTAGGACAAACTGAGAATGCTCAAAGAGGATTAGTCCAATTACCAACGACAAGAGCTGTCGCTACTTATCCCGCCTACACTGCTTATACGGCAGCATACTCATCGCCGTTTGCCTATGCGGCACCTCTTACCAGTCTCACCTATGCATCTGCACTCCTGTAA
- the LOC127067248 gene encoding cuticle protein 16.5-like yields the protein MAFKFVAFAALVAAANAGLIPASPVAYATAPVAAVAPVAKAVVAKAVDADYDPHPQYSYAYDVHDSLTGDAKSQQETRDGDVVQGSYSLLESDGTRRTVDYTADPVNGFNAVVRKEPATVAVKAVAAAPVAHVATPVAHAAPLAYAAPVAKIAAAPVAHAAPFAYAAAPAYAAAPAYAAAPAYAAAPAYAKLAAAPALSYAAAPAYAKFAAAPAVTYAAHATPIAYAAHPAPLAKFAAAPAVSYAAPAVSYAAPALYH from the exons ATGGCCTTCAAG tttGTAGCCTTCGCTGCCCTCGTGGCCGCCGCTAACGCCGGTTTAATTCCAGCCTCCCCTGTGGCTTATGCTACAGCTCCAGTAGCTGCAGTAGCTCCAGTAGCTAAAGCTGTAGTAGCTAAAGCCGTCGATGCCGATTACGATCCGCATCCCCAATACAGCTACGCTTACGACGTGCACGACAGCCTGACCGGTGATGCTAAGAGCCAACAGGAGACTCGTGATGGCGATGTCGTTCAGGGTAGCTATTCTCTTCTGGAATCTGATGGCACAAGACGTACTGTTGACTACACCGCCGACCCTGTAAATGGATTCAACGCCGTTGTACGCAAAGAACCAGCTACCGTCGCCGTAAAAGCCGTAGCTGCTGCTCCAGTAGCTCACGTTGCAACCCCAGTTGCTCACGCAGCTCCTCTGGCCTATGCCGCACCAGTAGCTAAGATTGCTGCCGCCCCAGTCGCTCACGCTGCTCCCTTCGCCTATGCCGCAGCTCCAGCATACGCTGCTGCTCCAGCATACGCCGCAGCTCCTGCATACGCTGCAGCTCCAGCATACGCCAAGTTAGCTGCTGCCCCAGCTCTCAGTTACGCCGCAGCTCCAGCTTATGCTAAGTTCGCCGCTGCCCCAGCCGTTACTTACGCCGCCCATGCCACACCCATCGCCTATGCCGCTCATCCTGCTCCCCTTGCCAAGTTCGCAGCTGCACCAGCCGTCTCCTATGCCGCCCCAGCCGTCTCCTACGCCGCACCAGCTCTTTACCATTAA
- the LOC127067251 gene encoding cuticle protein 21-like — protein sequence MAFKFVAFATLVAAANAGLIPASPVAYAAAPVAAVAPVAAVAPVAKAVVAKAVDADYDPHPQYSYAYDVHDSLTGDAKSQQETRDGDVVQGSYSLLEADGSRRTVDYTADPVNGFNAVVRKEPATVAVKAVAAAPVAHVATPVAHAAPLAYAAHVAAPVAHAAPLAYAAPVAKLAAAPVAHAAPLAYAAPVAKFAAPLTYAAPVAKLATPVAYAQAAPAYYH from the exons ATGGCCTTCAAG TTCGTAGCCTTCGCCACCCTCGTGGCCGCCGCTAATGCCGGTTTGATCCCAGCTTCCCCTGTGGCTTATGCTGCGGCTCCAGTAGCTGCGGTGGCTCCAGTAGCTGCAGTGGCTCCAGTAGCTAAAGCTGTAGTAGCTAAAGCCGTCGATGCCGACTACGATCCGCATCCCCAATACAGCTACGCTTACGACGTGCACGACAGCCTGACCGGTGATGCTAAGAGCCAACAGGAGACTCGCGATGGCGATGTCGTTCAGGGTAGCTACTCTCTTCTCGAAGCTGATGGTTCCAGACGCACGGTTGACTATACCGCTGACCCCGTGAACGGATTCAACGCCGTTGTACGCAAAGAACCCGCCACCGTCGCCGTCAAGGCCGTAGCAGCTGCTCCAGTAGCTCACGTCGCAACCCCAGTCGCCCACGCCGCTCCTCTGGCCTACGCCGCACACGTCGCAGCTCCCGTTGCTCATGCCGCTCCCCTCGCTTACGCCGCACCAGTAGCCAAACTCGCCGCAGCCCCCGTCGCCCACGCCGCTCCTCTCGCTTACGCCGCACCTGTTGCCAAGTTCGCCGCTCCTCTCACTTACGCCGCACCCGTAGCCAAACTCGCAACCCCCGTCGCGTACGCACAAGCAGCCCCGGCCTACTATCACTGA